The following is a genomic window from Manihot esculenta cultivar AM560-2 chromosome 9, M.esculenta_v8, whole genome shotgun sequence.
CCacatttttctatatatatattgtcttgtaaaatttaaatagtgtaTGTGAGAGAAAATTACTTGAGATTTTGggtttaataaagaaaaatattgtgagtttagataaattaatttgagtGATATTCttcctatttatttttataattctcttattttattaataaatctttGTTCCCTTTACCTATAGACATAGGCTTTTGCTGAACCAGTAAATATTATGCtgcctcttttattttattttctatatttattttatcatagcataaataaatatttttgattTAGTCTCAAACACATCTCAATAATTGGAAGATTGTCAGACTCCATAATCAATTGAAATCTAACCattcatattaaataaaaaaacttaatgaatgtttgaaaataatttttacatagTTTTTGTACCAAATAGCAATCTCAATTTTGAGAAGTATTTGACTCTACTTTTTATCCCTTTTGTGACATCTGGAAGGAAGATCTTCTCTTGTACAGATCCATGCTACTATTACAAAAATTTTATCATGACATTGTTCTATCATTACAAGTAATAAGATCATCTCTTAACTTCAATTTCTAGCACTAAATCAccctgattattattattattattagctgGTGGGCAAGCAGCCACAGCCACATTCCTCTGCACATTTTTGTACGAATATCTCCGAGCCAAGAACACAAAGACGAACAAGTTAGCTGCAGTGATGGCTGCTAAAAGCCAGTAAAAGTTTGCTAAGCGGCTACTGTTCAAGTCCTTCCCAAACCAACCGTTCCCATATTTCTCTGTGACATGATCCACGACTGTTATCAGGAGACTACTAAGGAAGTTCGCAGCTCCAATCACACTAAGATAGAAGGCAATGCCTAAACTCCTCATTGAATCAGGAACTTGGTCATAGAAGTACTCTTGCAACCCCACTAACGTAAATCCATCTCCAATGCCTATGATGAGATATTGTGGAGCCAACCAGAACACACTCATTGAAAGACGTGACCCCTTCAGTGGATCCTTCTCAGCAACACTTAGCCTCTTTTTTTCAACCAAGGCTGCAACAACCATTGTGGCAATTGAGAACACCATTCCAGTACCGATTCTTTGGAGGATTTTGATTCCTCGCTCATTTCCAGTTTTTCTTCTTAGTGTTGGCACTAGGATCTTCTCATACGTTGTGACGGAGATTATCATTCCAATGGCAGCAAGTGAGAAAATGGAGGCTGCAGGAATCTCAAAATCATTTCCAATCTTTCGGTTCAACGTGGTGGCTTGCTTGATGAAGAATGTGGAGCACTGTGCTACGCAAATCCCAAACGGCAAGGTGGCTAGCCATACTGGGATCATGTTGATAATAAGCTTCATCTCCTCAACATTAGTTACAGTAGCAAGCCTCCAAGGACTTTGCTTCTCAGCAAAATTCTCTGTGCCTTCCAGAATAGCCGCTTTATCAAGAAACCTGCAACTCAATGGGGTACCTGATTTACTTATACTCCCAAAAAGGGATGAAACAAGATAGAGCTGATTAATAATCAGTCATGAATTTGGAATCAGAAAAAATTAAGACTTCGATCACTTGCTTACTTGAGCTTCTCGGTATGGCAGAGAAGTCTCCCATGGTCCACCTTGGAGACTTGATATAATTCAGCAGGATTGGGAGGATGTGGCAGATTTCTTTTTCTAACGGCAGCTACAAGAACCTGCAACATTGGCTTTAAGGGGCTGCCTGACGGTGCCCGATATCGATAAAATGGCCTTCCAATAGTGAAGATAACTAGTGATAGAGCCATAACTATTATCAGAATAATATCTGCAGCACCCCAGCTCATATGGTCTTGTACATAAACTATAAGAGTCACACCAAGGATGACTCCAAAACAAAGGCCAAAATTCCACCAGTTAAAATATGacatctttttctttctttcttcacaGTGATCATCATCGAATTGATCAGCTCCGAAGCTCTCCAAGGAGGCCTTATGTCCTCCTGTTCCTATGGAGATTAAGTAAATGGCAAGGAAGAAGACGATTTCATGAACCTTCCTGGCCTTGTGGCATATAGCTTCTTCACAAGCCTTTAAGCATGGAAGAAACTGGGACATTGTTAGAAGAGTTAGACCCTGCATTCGGGGAAATTATTAGTGCAAACGTAAACTGCTTTACAACAAACTAATAAAAATTagacaaatatttaaatataatatacagataaatgaatgaattttaaaaggataataattaaataattaatatttttttaaaaaatattttatataaatatctctattttatttatttatcatatcATATAATATCTAAAAGCAGTTGAAATTTTCCGTTTTCCtaaacaaaacaagaaatcaTAGTTGACTTTCTGAACAAATAATTAATGTGTAATAAATAGAAGAACTGAATACATAGCTATGAGACATTGGGATTGTCACTAAATATTCTTACATTACCAgataaatgataataaaattttaattttaaaattttgtaaaaagagTTATTTATATTTAGTAGATATAATAGTcggataaaattaattaatactctATAATCTTTTCGAAATAACACATAATTTTCAACAAGATAATTTCTAATAGGTGACAAATGAAAATGGATAAAGGGAATAATTGACTTTCCGCTATGAAAATAGTAAGGTGAGATGATAACCAGAAGATAGATGAGAGATGAAAATAGAACAGTAGAGAATCTGCCCAAGTAAGCATCAGCGACAAATCCTCCAAAGAGAGGCATTAAAGTAGTGACTCCAGACCAATAGTTTACACTCTTAGCTGCAGTCTTGAGGTCTTGATGAATCACTTTTGTGAGGTAGATGATTAAGCTGGTTGCTATTCCAAAGTAACTCAATCTCTCACTGAATTCAATGGCTGTCAAAGCAATAACACAACATGGTTATCATTAAAGCttcatttaatataattctGAATCTCGTCGGACAGGCCCATTAAAAGGTAAAACTCAGGAGAAGTGAGCAATATTATGGGAAGGAAAACGATAGATCGTTGCTAAATCTATGCATATTACTGCTTACCGATGATAAAGAGAGAAGCTTTCCAAACACCAGTGTGAGCTCTTAGAGGAACTCTTCCTTTATGATCCACAGAAGAATCACAAACCCATTTTTCTCCATCAACTTCTATTGAATCTGCTCTTTCTGGTGGCTCCATCTTCGACCAGACAAGTCGATAAGTTGATAGCGAGTATTTCTATATATCTACGAAGCAATGACAACCCTAAGCTAGGATTTCCTACAAGCATGGATGTATGGTAATAGGATGTTGGCTAAAGTAGCCTTGCTTGCTTTCGACCTCATGTATGGAGAAGGGATTTGCTTTGTAACTCTTATATggagaagaaagaaagattCTTTTGGGAAATGGGAATTACtgtgaaaaaagaaaatgggCATTTTTTCACTGAATTATGTAAGATGCATTGTCGGCGTTTAGATGGAATGGCATGAAGGAATTTTTTGTCGTTATTTGGAATTATATTAACAATTTACACAAAGCCCCACATGCGTTCTGATTATTTTTATTGCCACCCTGCAGAATtagtaaataatatttaaaatatagtgAACTATTATACCTAAAAATTCAAGGTAAAATTAGTAAAAGTGTAAAAGTTTAACTGttggatatattttttttttaaatggaaattgaAGGAATAGAGCTTaagatctcttaaatttattcaaatacattTATTATCAGATTAAATTTGTGAGTACATTATTAAATATACTTAATAGATGGTAACCGATAATTGATAATTAGTAATTGATAACTGATTGctaattattataattgaaaCATTCGAAACTTGTACTGCTGGTAAATTATGCGGTAAAATGacgaataaaattatatattatattatttatttattattaaagtatatataaaatttataatttagggtatatgtatataaaatttaatgatatattaataaaataaaatttatttttttatgtatatttatatttttattatataaaaaatattataattagttattatttttataatacttacattaattttataagtataaataatttattaataaatacaaaaaagataatattatcaaaataaaagaaaaaatctcatcagctataataagaaaaaaatctaaaagtaaaaattaataaaaaatacagtTAATAGGTACTTATCACCTGTCCGCTGAAATTTCTTAATATCTCAATATTCCAAAAAGTAATTTGATATACATGCAGAGTGAATCTGAGTCACTTTTATTACtgatcaaattattaaaaagaattattgataaaataaattattagataatattcatattaaagatattaaattttattaaatattaaaaaatattttaagaaatttttttaaaaataaaaaattataatagttaatttatatattattataatataaaaaataataatacttttaaaataattaaaaaagttaaataaaaattataaaacaaaaacAATACGACGGAAATATCATGAAAAGGTAAATCAtccatttgtttttttttttttttctctatcttACATACTGtatttaaagatttaataaaaatgaattattgGGAATGAAGTTCGATCCCGATATATCTAAGAATTGATACCTACAGTTGGAAATAGGATTGATCAACTTGAATGCGGATGGATAAGCAAGTAGGACTGAGAGTGCTTCTTGATTTCAGTGGCATTTTTTGTTTGAATATTCTGTGTGGCTGAACTCAATGCAATGCATAAAGCGCCATAGAGGAGCTGTCACTCTCTGTCCCTTTTTTGTTTGCGTTATTGGTATATTATTATCTTTCAGAATACACATTTCTagacaaataaaattatttgttattctAACAATTTATTTGACCAAATATCTTTTTAAGTAATTTTGGGCATTCCGATGATCGCTTAGAGTACATTATAACAATTAATGAAAATACACTATTTCTTAAAAGTGAGGAGTAGGACCATACTTGTTTCATAGTCGAGTACTTCTCACCGTACTTGTTTCATAGTCGAGATCACTCGCTTACTTCTTACAACCATGAATTACCACTATATTCCCACTAACCTTTAACTTCTCGGACTTTTCGATGTCAAAAAGACTTTTTCTTATTAAGTTACCATACATAAGAAGTCACCATAATTGGAGAATCAATATTTGGCATAGTTTCAAGTTGCAAATTATCCGAAATTAAAGAACTGTAGAGGTTTAGGGAGACTCTCTGCAGTTGGTCGAGTCAAGCAGTTTTGCCTGACTCATTCTCCTAACATTTTATTTCTCATGGAAACTCGGGTTAGTGATGATAGATTGTCTTTCTTGAAAATTGTTTGGGGatttaataatgtttttatggtaAGGGATTTGAATTGCGGCGGTGGTTTAGCTTGCTTCTGGAATGATACGGTATCGTTACCGCTGTTATCTTACTCATTACTCCATTTAGATTTTGCGGTGAACTTGGATGGAGGGGGCATCATGGCAGTTTACTGGTTTTTATGGATGGGCAGAATGGCGACATAAAACGTTGTCTTGGCAGTTATTGCACAGATTGAGTATGGAATCCCCTCTTCTGTGGCTAGTTATGAGTGATTTTATTGATATTATGATACTTTCCAAAAAGGTTGGGGGTGCAACAAAGCCCAATTGTTACATGGAGGCATAAAGGGATACTGTTGTAGATACAAATTTGGCAGACTTGGGTTATTTTGGATATCCCTACACATGGGATAATGGACGATAGAAGCCTCATTTTATTGAGGAATGATTAGATTGTACTCTCGGCTCATCTAATTGGATTAGTCTGTTCCCTCATGCAGAGCTTTCTCATCTGGTCCATTCTGGCTCTGATCACCTCCCGATTCTTTTACATTTAGAGAGTCGTGGGGATATGTATCCACCTCACAGACGGCGCTTTCATTTTGAATCTATATGGATGACGGATTCTGCATGTTTGGATATTATTCACAGCTCATGGGTTGATAGTGTGATGGGTTCTATTCCAATGCAATGGGCAAAAAAAGTATCAAATTGTGTTTTTGGGTTGCAATCTTGGAGTTGCACATCATTTGGAAATCTAAAAAACCAGCAACGATTTATTACTAGGGAGTTGGAATGGATGGGTACTATTTTTGATACGGAGGATTGATGCCATACCTTAAAGGTGCAACTTACTAAACTTAGCCTACGTGAGGAAATGATGTGGCAACAATGTTCAAGGCAGCTATGGTTAAAAGAGGGGGACTGCAACACACAATATTTTTCATGCAGTGGTAAACTCTCGGCGTcagaataattttattgattgtcTACCGAATGGTAATCGGGAGGTAAGAGGAGCTGAATTGCATGAGCATGTTATGCACTTTTATCAACATCTTTTCTCCACAGAAGTGGTTGGAAATAGGGATCATGACTTGAGCTTTCTTCCAACAAATGTGAATACCGCTATGAATGGAGTTTGACTGCGTCCTTATGAGTTTGAAGAAATTTGGCATGCAGTTAAAAAGATGCATCCAACCAAAGCTCCTAGACTGAATGGTTTGCCTCCTTTATTTTATCAAAAGTATTGGAGTGTGGTATAGGGTGATATAATTGCATTAGTTCAACATATGTTATAGGGTGGTGATGTCCTAGACGGTCTAAACCATACTCATATTTGCTTGATACCCAAGGTTAAATACCCGAAATTGATAACAAAATATAGACCTATAAGCTTATGTAATGTGATCATGAAGATAGTGACTAAAGTCATAGCCAATCGGTTGAAGGTCATTCTTGTGGATATTATAGATGAGTCGCAGAGTGCATTTGTTCCTGGCCATTTAATCACGAACAAAATGTTGGTAGTTTTTGAGGTGTTCCACCATATGAAGACTTAGGGTCCATCGAGCCGTCCTTTAATGTCGTTAAAATTGGATATGACAAAGGCTTATGACAGAGTTGAGTGGTCCTTTTTGGAATCTGCTATGTTAAAGTTGGGTTTCTCTCCATCTTGAGTATCATTGGTTATGTCTTGTGTACAAACTATTTCATATTTGGTGCTTATTAATGGTAATCCTGTGGGTTCTATCACCCCGACTAGAGATATTTGACAGGGTAATCCCATTTCTCTTTACTTGTTCCTTTTTTGTTTTGAAGAATTATCTAATCTTTTGCGATGTGCAGTGAATAGTGGTAGTTTAAATAGCATTCATATTTGTAAAGGGGCACTTATGATTTCTTATCTTTTGTTTGCAgatgattatattatttttctgagAGCAAATTTCACAGAGGTTGGCATTATTACATCAGTGCTACAGCGGTATGAACTTTTATTTGGCCAAAAGATTAATTTGTATAAATCGAAAGTTGTTTTCAACACAAACGTAGTGGATCCTTTGGAAAATGCTTTATCTGTTGAATTAAGAGTGAGATTAGTAGATAGACACCATTTATATCTTGACTTACCAAAAATTGTTGGTCATgatcataaattatttttttctaatcttaAAGATCGATTATGGTGTCGCCTCCAAGGTTGGAAGAAGAGACTATTGTCTGGAGTAGCAAAAAATATTCTCATTAAAACTGTGGCACAAGAAATACCTACACATTTTATACAGTGCTTTCGACTCCCTATTGGTTTATATAATGATCTGTAGGAAATGATTTGCCATTTTTGGTGGGGACAGAAGAAGAATGAAAGAAGAATGCATTTGTGTTCCTGGAGGAAGTTATATCGGCTGAAAGAAGAAGGGGTCTTGGGTTTCAAGATTTTGAGTCCTTTAATCAGGCCTTGTTGGCAAAGCGAGGCTGGTGCATTCTACAATATCCGGATTCTTTACTTGCTCgttgatagagccaaatttagacccatttcctatattgttatttatattaaattacacattttctgcctaattttgtagttttgatcttattttgcagaaaatagagtAACAaagtaatttggcaaaaatggccttaaatctgcccaaaagagagcaagtatggtttgcccaaaccaaagtgaaGCTGAAATGAAGAGAAGAATGAATTGTTGACTGATCAGGTTGTTTGCCCAAgcaaactgggcaaacagcGGAGCAAAGCAGAAACAATGCACAGATAGCAGGCAAGACAGCCTGTCAGCTCGCGCCGTTTGCCCGCACAACCTGGGCAAACAAGGAACAGCCCGCAGACAGCAGAGACGACAGACAGCTTGCCCAGTCTGTTTACCCACACAACTcaggcaaacagcaccagcaaccagcagacagcAGATACGCCAAACTTGGAGACCAAGTCATCAAGAGTCCTTTTTCACTCCAACCACGTGGGATAGCTCAGCAACTCACTAATACACCTCAGCACTCTCTCCTACATAATTAGGAAGCCAAATATCAAAAAGATACAAATGCCCTCTAAGAATCCAAGTCCAAATAGGAAAAGGAGTCCcatctcaacaaggaaacctagggcagcctcttcaagCTATAAAAGGACAAGCAAACCAGCAAATGTCTTATCTTCTGATCATCTCTCATCTTCGGGAAAGAGCTCCAGCAGCCTCGTACGCCTCCAGCCAGCCTTtcctcttcctttttcttgctttcttccttttcttttatgtttgtttcagccatgagtgactgaaacccttatttctagttgaagattaggtgagaCTTTAGTTgattatggattgggagatatAAACATattatgttaatattttatttatcaatatttatgcaatttgatgcttaattctattgttgctttgttatttagatcaatagggcccattgattcttgattgcaaagtgataatttgttagtttggatagttcaaattattcaaacacaagtaactcttggtgtaaaaacctaggaaattgcataatctagtaatatcaccatacgtttggatagctagaattatgtaatatccggctcgagtccggcctcggaattcctgtagttcggtggaatctcgagtgtcggaaccctcgagaagggtaagacatatgttttcatgtgtgttttaagagttttgaatgttttcaagtgtgaaaggaaatgagttttgaaagaaaagcaacaagggagaaatgcaaaggttcggccgccgaaggtcactttcggccgccgaacattgcatggtttcggattcacgttcggctgccgaaggtggtctggccagccacctataaaagggccaagggtcggtggaaggaggctatttctcctccacttgcagccagaggtgagttccagcctctctcacattgactttcatggtttttatgatttccttcaaatctttccaaggttttaagagttttgatgatttttgaaggttttaagcaaaaagaacaaagtttgaagcttggagagtttgagaacgGATTTCTCTATATCTCCATGTTAGGATCATGTAATCTCTTGTTTAGAAGAGGTAAGTACAGATCCTGAaccttctttgttgatttttgaaggttttatgaagtgtgtatgggtagtatgcatgtttaggtttaggtttggtgatctttcatgtttaagtgttatgtgctatgtttgtttggggtttaggatagtttgagacccctttgtgcatatatatgtgtatgtgctagttgggagtagttgatatacatgttgtaggtttttgggcaaagtttgcatgaaacagagcaaggttctgtcccctggacaaaaccagattcggccgccgaaagaaggttcggccgccgaacatgcttggaggcagtttcggctgccaaagcttgcccccgaaagctaagctttcggtttagaaagggactttcggccgccgaaagagggagttcggccgccgaaagtatgtgagtttcgtctctggacgagaccttcggccgccgaaggtgccgccgaacatgcatgagtttcgtctctggagaggggtttcggccgccgaacctgccgccgaaagtgccctgtccagccttcttttgcatgttttctgtgaatgttctaggatggtttagaagggttttggggagtttcttagaaatgttcttgagtgagtttggtccctcatttgagtccacctgtgtaggtacggaccagaggaatcagggaggtcagcagtgagtccagtttcagaacctgcagagtcagttcagagtcaacccgaggtgagtggaactgaacttagtattttaatatgagaaacgagtattttatcatgcttcaagcatcatgaatatgctataggatgagtgcattagtgtacacgaatatgatgcattgcatttatccttgattctatgactgtatggacatagtaaggattcaatagccctcagaggaaagacctggaacagccctacggggaccaggcataaagacctggaacagccctacggggaccaggcacaaagacctggaacagccctacggggaccaggcatatggtatagagggagtgttgatccgtccatgctgagatgtgattacttgtgatgtgatacattgcatgagagcatgttttatcacctgttctttattactgttctactcactgggctatagtagctcatccctctcccctaactccagttgtgcaggttcagaattcagagggaagtcagcagggtacaggaagagtatatagtttgtaatagttagtcagtgtggacatgtaaatgtaaagagataatgtatgtgtacagtgtatagaatggtgcttgattataagagttgtaatccctttttgtgttttcacatgatcagtttatgtttatatattgttgtatgtttatgagaaaaccaggcttaacattatgagttttatccgcctagagcaatgaggagctttagtagggattggtagagaacagagatagtgcatgcacaggttaagccttggaatgaagaaaagttttatgttttttacagaaaatatatgatcatgtatgggatgtcacaggttcacagtcaggatagcaggcttactacgggtcccggcgaccttaagtcgatctggatcc
Proteins encoded in this region:
- the LOC110623663 gene encoding protein NRT1/ PTR FAMILY 5.6 isoform X2 — encoded protein: MEPPERADSIEVDGEKWVCDSSVDHKGRVPLRAHTGVWKASLFIIAIEFSERLSYFGIATSLIIYLTKVIHQDLKTAAKSVNYWSGVTTLMPLFGGFVADAYLGRFSTVLFSSLIYLLGLTLLTMSQFLPCLKACEEAICHKARKVHEIVFFLAIYLISIGTGGHKASLESFGADQFDDDHCEERKKKMSYFNWWNFGLCFGVILGVTLIVYVQDHMSWGAADIILIIVMALSLVIFTIGRPFYRYRAPSGSPLKPMLQVLVAAVRKRNLPHPPNPAELYQVSKVDHGRLLCHTEKLKFLDKAAILEGTENFAEKQSPWRLATVTNVEEMKLIINMIPVWLATLPFGICVAQCSTFFIKQATTLNRKIGNDFEIPAASIFSLAAIGMIISVTTYEKILVPTLRRKTGNERGIKILQRIGTGMVFSIATMVVAALVEKKRLSVAEKDPLKGSRLSMSVFWLAPQYLIIGIGDGFTLVGLQEYFYDQVPDSMRSLGIAFYLSVIGAANFLSSLLITVVDHVTEKYGNGWFGKDLNSSRLANFYWLLAAITAANLFVFVFLARRYSYKNVQRNVAVAACPPANNNNNNQGDLVLEIEVKR
- the LOC110623663 gene encoding protein NRT1/ PTR FAMILY 5.6 isoform X1; protein product: MEPPERADSIEVDGEKWVCDSSVDHKGRVPLRAHTGVWKASLFIIAIEFSERLSYFGIATSLIIYLTKVIHQDLKTAAKSVNYWSGVTTLMPLFGGFVADAYLGRFSTVLFSSLIYLLGLTLLTMSQFLPCLKACEEAICHKARKVHEIVFFLAIYLISIGTGGHKASLESFGADQFDDDHCEERKKKMSYFNWWNFGLCFGVILGVTLIVYVQDHMSWGAADIILIIVMALSLVIFTIGRPFYRYRAPSGSPLKPMLQVLVAAVRKRNLPHPPNPAELYQVSKVDHGRLLCHTEKLNKSGTPLSCRFLDKAAILEGTENFAEKQSPWRLATVTNVEEMKLIINMIPVWLATLPFGICVAQCSTFFIKQATTLNRKIGNDFEIPAASIFSLAAIGMIISVTTYEKILVPTLRRKTGNERGIKILQRIGTGMVFSIATMVVAALVEKKRLSVAEKDPLKGSRLSMSVFWLAPQYLIIGIGDGFTLVGLQEYFYDQVPDSMRSLGIAFYLSVIGAANFLSSLLITVVDHVTEKYGNGWFGKDLNSSRLANFYWLLAAITAANLFVFVFLARRYSYKNVQRNVAVAACPPANNNNNNQGDLVLEIEVKR